The stretch of DNA CATGCCTGCCATAGTTCGTAAGGAAAGCCTGCGGTTCGTGATCCTGTCCAAGAGTCGTATGGGAAACACATCCATAGCGAAGTGACTATGATCCAATGTCATGGACCTCTTGGCGCACCTCCGGTACTTCCGTGTGGTCGCTGAGGAACAGCACTTCGGACGGGCCGCCAGCCGGCTGCGGCTGGCACAGCCGTCGCTGTCGCAGCGGATCCAGCGGCTGGAGCGGGAGTTCGGGGTGCGGCTGTTCGACCGGGGACGCGGCGGCGCCGTGCTGACCCCGGCCGGGCAGCTGGTGCTGGCGCAGAGCGAGGCCGTCCTCGACGCCGCGGACCGGCTGCGGTCGGTGGTGGAGCGGCTGCAGGACGGCGAGGCCGGGACGTTGCGCGCGGCGGTGCCGGCGCACCTCGGCGGCGCGGCGGTGGCGGCGCTGCTGACGGCGTTCCAGGAGCGCAGTCCCGGCAGCGAACTCGACCTCCGCGAGCTCACCACGGCCGAGCAGACGGCGGAGTTGGCGGCGGGCACGCTGGACGCCGGAATCGTGCGGCATCCCTGTCTCGCGGCAGGACTGTCGTTCGGGCCGATGCTGCATCAGCCATTGGGCGTGTTGCTGCGCGAGGACGATCCGCTCGCGGCCCGGCCCGAGGTCGATCTCAGAGCCCTGACGGGACGCGGACTGGCCATGCCGCCGCGCACGAACAGCCCGGCGCTGCACGACGAGACGCTGACCGCGTGTGCCCGCCACGGTTTCACGCCGACAGCCATCCGCACGGTCGAAGGGCTCGAATTCACCCGCGCGCTCATCCTGTCCGGCGCCGACCTGGTCGCGCTGATCCCCGAGCCGCCGCCGGAGCCCGGCACGACCTGGCGTCCGCTGTCCGGCCGTCCGCTGTCCTGGCGCACGTCCACGGCCTGGCGCGCCGGGCACGACGGACCGGCCGTGCGCGTCTTCGCCGCGGCCGCCGACCTCGCGCTGCGCGTCCACGCCGGCATGTACGCGGCGTCCGCCGAACGTCCGCGCGCCGCCCGGCCGGAGACGGAGTTCGCGTTGTGAGTGAAGCCGTTTCCCCGTCCAACGCCGCCACTCGGCGCGCCGTGACCCGCATCAACGCCGCCTTCGCCGACGCCAGTGTCACGGGCCAACTGCACGCGCTGGACATCGACTCCGGCGCCACAGTCTCCGTGGCCGCCACGCACCTGATGCCGACCAGCAGTCTCCACAAGGTGTGCCTGCTCGCGACCCTGTACCGGGAAGCCGCCGCCGGCCGCCTGGACCGCACGCGGCAGATCGAGATCCCGGCTGCCGAGCGCACGCCTGGCTTGTCGGGCCTCGCCGTGATGCGCGATGCCGTGCGCATGTCCCTGCGAGACCTCGCGACCCTCGTCGTCGCCGTCAGCGACAACGCCGCCGCCGACGTTCTGTGGCGCGAAATCGGCTTCGACGCCGTCAACCGCACCATGGCCGAGCTCGGTCTGACCGATACGATCGCGGTCCACGACATGGCGGCCATCAGGGACGCGCTGCGGGCCCACCCGAACCTGACCGACCCCGCCGCGGTCGCCGCTGTCAGCATCCTGAGTCCCTTGCGCACCAACCGCTCCACGGCGCGCCAGATGGCCGAGCTGTTCGCCGCCGTGTGGCGCGACGAGGTCTGTACCGGAGACCTGGCCGAAGAGCTGCGCTCGCTGCTCGGGCTCCAAGCCTGGACGCACCGCATGGCCTCCGGCTTCCCGTTCGACGACGTCCGGGTCAGCGGCAAGACCGCCACGCTGCCGACGCTGCGCCACGAGGCCGGCGTCATCGAGTACCCCGACGGCGGCCGCTACGCCGTCGCCGTCTTCACGCGCGCCGCCTCCACCGCCTCGATCCTGCCCGCCGCCGACGCCGTGATCGGCACCGCGGCCCGCATCGCGGTGGACGCACTGCGCTCGCTGTAGAGCTCACTGCACGGCCCGCTCGAACAACCACATACCCGACTCAGGGTTCTGATTGTTGCTTTCCGTGCATATCGCGCACCTGCGAG from Catenulispora sp. EB89 encodes:
- a CDS encoding LysR substrate-binding domain-containing protein; protein product: MDLLAHLRYFRVVAEEQHFGRAASRLRLAQPSLSQRIQRLEREFGVRLFDRGRGGAVLTPAGQLVLAQSEAVLDAADRLRSVVERLQDGEAGTLRAAVPAHLGGAAVAALLTAFQERSPGSELDLRELTTAEQTAELAAGTLDAGIVRHPCLAAGLSFGPMLHQPLGVLLREDDPLAARPEVDLRALTGRGLAMPPRTNSPALHDETLTACARHGFTPTAIRTVEGLEFTRALILSGADLVALIPEPPPEPGTTWRPLSGRPLSWRTSTAWRAGHDGPAVRVFAAAADLALRVHAGMYAASAERPRAARPETEFAL
- a CDS encoding serine hydrolase; amino-acid sequence: MSEAVSPSNAATRRAVTRINAAFADASVTGQLHALDIDSGATVSVAATHLMPTSSLHKVCLLATLYREAAAGRLDRTRQIEIPAAERTPGLSGLAVMRDAVRMSLRDLATLVVAVSDNAAADVLWREIGFDAVNRTMAELGLTDTIAVHDMAAIRDALRAHPNLTDPAAVAAVSILSPLRTNRSTARQMAELFAAVWRDEVCTGDLAEELRSLLGLQAWTHRMASGFPFDDVRVSGKTATLPTLRHEAGVIEYPDGGRYAVAVFTRAASTASILPAADAVIGTAARIAVDALRSL